In Perca fluviatilis chromosome 14, GENO_Pfluv_1.0, whole genome shotgun sequence, a genomic segment contains:
- the dthd1 gene encoding death domain-containing protein 1 isoform X1: MDANLHVNKLMDEAESLHGRRSEHSLLNMLTETLRGLEAVRRCRDHRNGTVGWRRCIDGEPGRGRGEEIQRGREEGMLSPAEDKEDDEERGRNADEEREKRACKQRVLGVLRELSVFHSDRVTAWRGVLRERAHQSQAGGNYQQHLSTTDTECKVTPCSDSFSEMFLSVGEDIENIMDKLNTVITKLDEEILKLCAEEASALQETRDPKAPKQPEDDNNHLSSHDALESDSGHKQDIEDEDDQSHTMPSPDIEQTSHSSVDCNHAKETGKQLVVKIQGSENENCNSPESQTNFLETENDTNRVNDKGKEKTNIGWITVGLTGEQEDSHSDVPDTCFIRAPMGVAEVLRCEVADTLSCLMVTASEELVSRVIRVKVQDGANVHFPVIVIVPFCARYRGSYRDVAVKIVDGERRASYVTPVTTEGTYGGQRSSFAEVRVYSLGLFAVVSCLKRENYTVPTKGLSLKLPMDPRICLNYLPGSFTAPVMAQTMIQPVDAVLLAAVKSRSDAYHSVVSTSPLLYLTHPSSQPLRRPLTLTLPCPPNPKKKRHTRGQREEQDHQTRPVSASPPLDQPASHRRRVLVASVKSKEMSNELLIVLASRDKQWSVLDKATVRNQQNGLVSFELTENFDRLLVVRLLSPLQPCRITSLAEELEESVCCHAATVVLQHRQDEPHAVLVAALPSRDLGWELSKLRARGFSGLPETSAEISMCEGDQLLLRFSGNITSTGTQNDQHDVPHERITFHSQQKNHLLVYLTEVDPFGNYSSPHYKGTATFYKVTRGQLGWQGDRPVPMDTKLLGEPVCKLSLTLPKKVRTINRPITARVKLWEETVSGHQCVHRSSLAHPPDSLSDSLLLWLSGELSEEEVALLVLSLRLRRSAAQLVKLRAGDSLSTQAFHVLAMWRRGLPAATHQPKASQLAHCLAKSGRPDLARELLLRQAATTRQGSLK; this comes from the exons ATGGATGCAAATCTGCATGTGAATAAACTGATGGATGAAGCTGAGTCTCTTCATGGCAGGAGGAGTGAACACAGTCTCCTAAACATGTTGACGGAAACTCTTCGAGGGCTTGAAGCTGTCAGACGCTGCAGAGATCACCGTAATGGAACGGTGGGTTGGAGGAGATGCATAGATGGAGAACCAGGTAgaggcagaggagaggaaatacAGAGAGGCAGGGAAGAAGGGATGCTCAGTCCAGCAGAAGATAAAGAGGACgatgaagagagagggagaaatgcTGATGAAGAGCGGGAGAAGAGAGCGTGCAAGCAGAGAGTTCTGGGAGTGCTGAGGGAGCTGAGTGTTTTTCATTCTGACAGAGTGACAGCATGGAGAGGAGTTCTCAGAGAACGCGCCCACCAGTCTCAAGCAGGGGGCAATTATCAACAACATCTGTCCACAACAG ATACAGAATGTAAAGTCACACCTTGTTCAGACTCCTTCAGTGAAATGTTCCTGAGTGTTGGGGAGGACATAGAGAACATTATGGACAAACTAAACACAGTCATAACTAAGCTGGACGAAGAAATCCTCAAGTTATGTGCAGAGGAGGCCTCAGCACTTCAGGAGACCAGAGATCCAAAAGCACCAAAGCAACCCGAAGATGACAACAATCACCTGAGCTCCCATGATGCCCTTGAATCTGACTCCGGGCATAAACAGGACATTGAGGATGAAGATGATCAAAGCCATACAATGCCATCACCAGACATTGAACAAACATCACACTCCAGTGTTGACTGCAACCATGCGAAAGAGACAGGGAAACAATTAGTGGTCAAAATTCAAGGAAGTGAAAATGAGAACTGTAATTCTCCAGAAAGTCAGACAAATTTCCTGGAGACGGAAAATGACACAAATAGAGTTAATGACAAGGGCAAAGAGAAGACAAACATTGGATGGATCACTGTAGG GCTCACTGGTGAACAGGAGGACAGCCATTCAGATGTACCAGACACATGCTTTATCAGAGCACCCATGGGTGTGGCTGAAGTCCTGAGATGTGAGGTGGCCGACACCCTGAGCTGCCTGATGGTGACCGCCTCGGAGGAGCTGGTCAGCAGAGTGATCAGGGTCAAAGTTCAGGACGGAGCTAACGTCCACTTCCCTGTGATTGTGATTGTGCCTTTCTGCGCACGTTACCGCGGCAGCTATAGGGATGTCGCTGTGAAGATAGTTGATGGGGAGAGGAGGGCGAGCTACGTCACTCCTGTAACCACAGAGGGCACGTACGGAGGGCAGAGG AGCTCGTTTGCAGAGGTGAGGGTGTACTCCCTGGGCCTGTTTGCAGTGGTTTCCTGTCTGAAAAGAGAAAATTACACCGTTCCCACAAAGGGTTTGTCACTCAAACTCCCCATGGACCCCCGAATCTGTCTGAATTACCTCCCAGGATCCTTCACGGCTCCAGTAATGGCACAAACCATG ATCCAGCCGGTAGATGCTGTCCTTTTGGCAGCTGTCAAGTCCAGGAGCGATGCCTATCACTCGGTGGTGTCTACAAGTCCACTACTCTACCTCACCCACCCATCCTCTCAGCCCCTGAGAAGACCTCTCACTCTCACCCTTCCCTGTCCCCCGAACCCCAAAAAGAAGCGACACACAAGGGGACAACGGGAGGAGCAAGACCACCAAACTCGGCCTGTTAGTGCTTCTCCACCATTGGATCAACCTGCGTCCCACAGGAGGAG AGTCCTGGTCGCCTCTGTGAAGTCTAAGGAGATGTCCAATGAGCTGCTGATTGTTCTGGCTTCAAGAGACAAACAGTGGAGCGTCCTGGATAAAGCCACAGTGAGGAACCAGCAGAATGGACTGGTGTCCTTTGAGCTGACAGAGAACTTTGACAG ACTGCTGGTGGTTCGTCTCCTGTCTCCACTACAGCCTTGCCGGATCACCTCCCTGGCAGAGGAGCTGGAGGAGTCGGTCTGCTGCCACGCGGCCACTGTCGTCCTCCAGCATAGACAAGACGAGCCTCACGCCGTCCTGGTGGCTGCTCTGCCCAGCAGAGACCTCGGCTGGGAGCTGTCCAAACTGCGAGCCCGGGGCTTCAGTGGCCTCCCGGAGACCTCGGCAGAGATCTCCATGTGTGAAGGAGACCAGCTTCTCCTCCGTTTCAGTGGCAACATCACCTCCACAG GAACTCAAAACGACCAACATGATGTCCCACATGAGCGAATCACCTTCCACAGCCAGCAGAAGAATCACCTCTTGGTGTATCTAACGGAAGTGGACCCATTTGGGAACTACAGTTCCCCCCACTACAAAGGCACGGCCACGTTTTACAAGGTAACCAGAGGTCAGCTGGGGTGGCAAGGTGACCGACCAGTCCCGATGGACACAAAGCTCCTGGGAGAGCCCGTCTGTAAGCTGTCTCTGACTTTACCCAAG AAAGTGAGAACCATTAATCGGCCCATCACAGCTAGGGTGAAGTTATGGGAGGAGACAG TTTCAGGTCACCAGTGTGTCCATCGTTCATCTCTTGCCCACCCACCAGATTCCCTGTCAGACTCTCTTCTTCTCTGGCTATCTGGGGAGCTTTCAGAGGAGGAAGTAGCCCTTCTTGTGCTCTCCCTGCGTCTCCGTCGAAGCGCCGCTCAGCTGGTGAAGCTCCGGGCTGGGGACAGCCTGTCCACCCAGGCCTTCCATGTCCTGGCCATGTGGAGGAGGGGGCTGCCCGCTGCCACACACCAACCCAAGGCCTCTCAGCTGGCTCACTGCTTGGCCAAGAGCGGCAGGCCGGACCTGGCCAGGGAGCTGCTGCTGCGACAGGCTGCAACCACCAGACAGGGCTCACTGAAATAG
- the LOC120572713 gene encoding uncharacterized protein LOC120572713, whose amino-acid sequence MLKFPPELIVHKGNVCFLLYVVGGLVMTVTAGSRCVDVAMRTAQNPANLRRLSNTLIRLMGLRYKTHVANSVAKGKLKRLFFTDSFNSLLAMTRTTLQGTRHFKVLGWCPEKQTHLESTNCVSANRKQQQQAENIPSFKSTTVVDQL is encoded by the exons ATGTTGAAGTTTCCACCAGAGCTGATTGTCCACAA GGGCAATGTTTGCTTCCTCCTCTATGTGGTTGGAGGACTCGTGATGACGGTCACTGCTGGTAGTCGGTGCGTGGATGTGGCTATGAGGACGGCCCAGAACCCTGCTAACCTGCGGCGCCTGTCAAACACACTCATCCGGCTCATGGGCCTCCGatacaaaacacatgtt GCTAACTCTGTGGCAAAAGGAAAACTAAAAAGGCTGTTTTTCACTGACAG TTTCAACAGCCTCCTTGCTATGACAAGAACAACACTGCAAGGAACTCGTCATTTCAAGGTTTTAGGCTGGTGTCCTGAGAAGCAAACACACCTGGAGTCTACGAACTGCGTCTCAGCAAACAG GAAACAACAGCAGCAAGCTGAAAACATTCCATCCTTCAAATCAACTACAGTGGTTGATCAACTGTAG
- the dthd1 gene encoding death domain-containing protein 1 isoform X2, whose translation MDANLHVNKLMDEAESLHGRRSEHSLLNMLTETLRGLEAVRRCRDHRNGTVGWRRCIDGEPGRGRGEEIQRGREEGMLSPAEDKEDDEERGRNADEEREKRACKQRVLGVLRELSVFHSDRVTAWRGVLRERAHQSQAGGNYQQHLSTTDTECKVTPCSDSFSEMFLSVGEDIENIMDKLNTVITKLDEEILKLCAEEASALQETRDPKAPKQPEDDNNHLSSHDALESDSGHKQDIEDEDDQSHTMPSPDIEQTSHSSVDCNHAKETGKQLVVKIQGSENENCNSPESQTNFLETENDTNRVNDKGKEKTNIGWITVGLTGEQEDSHSDVPDTCFIRAPMGVAEVLRCEVADTLSCLMVTASEELVSRVIRVKVQDGANVHFPVIVIVPFCARYRGSYRDVAVKIVDGERRASYVTPVTTEGTYGGQRSSFAEVRVYSLGLFAVVSCLKRENYTVPTKGLSLKLPMDPRICLNYLPGSFTAPVMAQTMIQPVDAVLLAAVKSRSDAYHSVVSTSPLLYLTHPSSQPLRRPLTLTLPCPPNPKKKRHTRGQREEQDHQTRPVSASPPLDQPASHRRRVLVASVKSKEMSNELLIVLASRDKQWSVLDKATVRNQQNGLVSFELTENFDRLLVVRLLSPLQPCRITSLAEELEESVCCHAATVVLQHRQDEPHAVLVAALPSRDLGWELSKLRARGFSGLPETSAEISMCEGDQLLLRFSGNITSTGTQNDQHDVPHERITFHSQQKNHLLVYLTEVDPFGNYSSPHYKGTATFYKVTRGQLGWQGDRPVPMDTKLLGEPVCKLSLTLPKKVRTINRPITARVKLWEETDSLSDSLLLWLSGELSEEEVALLVLSLRLRRSAAQLVKLRAGDSLSTQAFHVLAMWRRGLPAATHQPKASQLAHCLAKSGRPDLARELLLRQAATTRQGSLK comes from the exons ATGGATGCAAATCTGCATGTGAATAAACTGATGGATGAAGCTGAGTCTCTTCATGGCAGGAGGAGTGAACACAGTCTCCTAAACATGTTGACGGAAACTCTTCGAGGGCTTGAAGCTGTCAGACGCTGCAGAGATCACCGTAATGGAACGGTGGGTTGGAGGAGATGCATAGATGGAGAACCAGGTAgaggcagaggagaggaaatacAGAGAGGCAGGGAAGAAGGGATGCTCAGTCCAGCAGAAGATAAAGAGGACgatgaagagagagggagaaatgcTGATGAAGAGCGGGAGAAGAGAGCGTGCAAGCAGAGAGTTCTGGGAGTGCTGAGGGAGCTGAGTGTTTTTCATTCTGACAGAGTGACAGCATGGAGAGGAGTTCTCAGAGAACGCGCCCACCAGTCTCAAGCAGGGGGCAATTATCAACAACATCTGTCCACAACAG ATACAGAATGTAAAGTCACACCTTGTTCAGACTCCTTCAGTGAAATGTTCCTGAGTGTTGGGGAGGACATAGAGAACATTATGGACAAACTAAACACAGTCATAACTAAGCTGGACGAAGAAATCCTCAAGTTATGTGCAGAGGAGGCCTCAGCACTTCAGGAGACCAGAGATCCAAAAGCACCAAAGCAACCCGAAGATGACAACAATCACCTGAGCTCCCATGATGCCCTTGAATCTGACTCCGGGCATAAACAGGACATTGAGGATGAAGATGATCAAAGCCATACAATGCCATCACCAGACATTGAACAAACATCACACTCCAGTGTTGACTGCAACCATGCGAAAGAGACAGGGAAACAATTAGTGGTCAAAATTCAAGGAAGTGAAAATGAGAACTGTAATTCTCCAGAAAGTCAGACAAATTTCCTGGAGACGGAAAATGACACAAATAGAGTTAATGACAAGGGCAAAGAGAAGACAAACATTGGATGGATCACTGTAGG GCTCACTGGTGAACAGGAGGACAGCCATTCAGATGTACCAGACACATGCTTTATCAGAGCACCCATGGGTGTGGCTGAAGTCCTGAGATGTGAGGTGGCCGACACCCTGAGCTGCCTGATGGTGACCGCCTCGGAGGAGCTGGTCAGCAGAGTGATCAGGGTCAAAGTTCAGGACGGAGCTAACGTCCACTTCCCTGTGATTGTGATTGTGCCTTTCTGCGCACGTTACCGCGGCAGCTATAGGGATGTCGCTGTGAAGATAGTTGATGGGGAGAGGAGGGCGAGCTACGTCACTCCTGTAACCACAGAGGGCACGTACGGAGGGCAGAGG AGCTCGTTTGCAGAGGTGAGGGTGTACTCCCTGGGCCTGTTTGCAGTGGTTTCCTGTCTGAAAAGAGAAAATTACACCGTTCCCACAAAGGGTTTGTCACTCAAACTCCCCATGGACCCCCGAATCTGTCTGAATTACCTCCCAGGATCCTTCACGGCTCCAGTAATGGCACAAACCATG ATCCAGCCGGTAGATGCTGTCCTTTTGGCAGCTGTCAAGTCCAGGAGCGATGCCTATCACTCGGTGGTGTCTACAAGTCCACTACTCTACCTCACCCACCCATCCTCTCAGCCCCTGAGAAGACCTCTCACTCTCACCCTTCCCTGTCCCCCGAACCCCAAAAAGAAGCGACACACAAGGGGACAACGGGAGGAGCAAGACCACCAAACTCGGCCTGTTAGTGCTTCTCCACCATTGGATCAACCTGCGTCCCACAGGAGGAG AGTCCTGGTCGCCTCTGTGAAGTCTAAGGAGATGTCCAATGAGCTGCTGATTGTTCTGGCTTCAAGAGACAAACAGTGGAGCGTCCTGGATAAAGCCACAGTGAGGAACCAGCAGAATGGACTGGTGTCCTTTGAGCTGACAGAGAACTTTGACAG ACTGCTGGTGGTTCGTCTCCTGTCTCCACTACAGCCTTGCCGGATCACCTCCCTGGCAGAGGAGCTGGAGGAGTCGGTCTGCTGCCACGCGGCCACTGTCGTCCTCCAGCATAGACAAGACGAGCCTCACGCCGTCCTGGTGGCTGCTCTGCCCAGCAGAGACCTCGGCTGGGAGCTGTCCAAACTGCGAGCCCGGGGCTTCAGTGGCCTCCCGGAGACCTCGGCAGAGATCTCCATGTGTGAAGGAGACCAGCTTCTCCTCCGTTTCAGTGGCAACATCACCTCCACAG GAACTCAAAACGACCAACATGATGTCCCACATGAGCGAATCACCTTCCACAGCCAGCAGAAGAATCACCTCTTGGTGTATCTAACGGAAGTGGACCCATTTGGGAACTACAGTTCCCCCCACTACAAAGGCACGGCCACGTTTTACAAGGTAACCAGAGGTCAGCTGGGGTGGCAAGGTGACCGACCAGTCCCGATGGACACAAAGCTCCTGGGAGAGCCCGTCTGTAAGCTGTCTCTGACTTTACCCAAG AAAGTGAGAACCATTAATCGGCCCATCACAGCTAGGGTGAAGTTATGGGAGGAGACAG ATTCCCTGTCAGACTCTCTTCTTCTCTGGCTATCTGGGGAGCTTTCAGAGGAGGAAGTAGCCCTTCTTGTGCTCTCCCTGCGTCTCCGTCGAAGCGCCGCTCAGCTGGTGAAGCTCCGGGCTGGGGACAGCCTGTCCACCCAGGCCTTCCATGTCCTGGCCATGTGGAGGAGGGGGCTGCCCGCTGCCACACACCAACCCAAGGCCTCTCAGCTGGCTCACTGCTTGGCCAAGAGCGGCAGGCCGGACCTGGCCAGGGAGCTGCTGCTGCGACAGGCTGCAACCACCAGACAGGGCTCACTGAAATAG